Proteins found in one Amycolatopsis umgeniensis genomic segment:
- a CDS encoding dihydrodipicolinate synthase family protein yields MTLIALPTADGGLAEWTPQGAETPAKPASPPTSRIAYAAAHVVADPLAVADPEEGAVLDWDTTLAFREHLWSCGLGVAEAMDTAQRGMGLDWDTTKDLIRRTGALADGRPWVAGVGTDQLPGGDATAESIVDAWREQLDLVGEAGAIPVVMASRALAASASEPEDYHAAYGKLLSGADRPVLLHWLGEQFDPALAGYWGHGDVREAARELGKLCADHAGVIAGVKVSVLDASIETEFRRALPEGVVCYTGDDFHYPELIAGDEYGHSEALLGIFDAVAQVAGAALARLDEGDKAGFHGLLDPTVALSRAIFRAPTRNYKTGVVFLAYLNGHQEHFRMVAGRESARSITHLAELLRLADAAGALADPDLAVARMRPLLAAAGVS; encoded by the coding sequence ATGACCTTGATCGCCCTGCCCACCGCCGACGGCGGACTGGCGGAGTGGACGCCGCAAGGGGCGGAAACGCCCGCGAAACCGGCATCACCGCCGACCTCCCGGATCGCTTACGCGGCCGCCCACGTGGTGGCCGACCCGCTCGCCGTCGCCGATCCCGAAGAAGGCGCGGTGCTGGACTGGGACACGACGCTCGCCTTCCGCGAGCACCTGTGGTCCTGCGGTCTCGGCGTGGCCGAGGCGATGGACACCGCCCAGCGCGGCATGGGCCTGGACTGGGACACCACCAAGGACCTCATCCGGCGCACCGGCGCGCTCGCCGACGGACGGCCGTGGGTCGCCGGGGTCGGCACGGACCAGCTTCCCGGCGGCGACGCGACCGCCGAGTCCATTGTGGACGCCTGGCGTGAGCAGCTGGACCTGGTCGGCGAAGCCGGGGCGATCCCGGTCGTGATGGCCAGCAGGGCGCTGGCCGCGTCGGCGTCCGAGCCCGAGGATTACCATGCCGCGTACGGGAAACTGCTCTCCGGCGCGGACCGTCCGGTCCTGCTGCACTGGCTCGGCGAGCAGTTCGACCCGGCGCTGGCGGGTTACTGGGGGCACGGTGACGTGCGAGAGGCCGCGCGCGAACTCGGCAAGCTCTGCGCGGACCACGCCGGCGTGATCGCCGGGGTCAAGGTCTCGGTACTCGACGCGTCGATCGAGACCGAGTTCCGCCGCGCGCTGCCCGAAGGCGTCGTTTGCTACACCGGCGACGACTTCCACTACCCGGAACTGATCGCCGGGGACGAATACGGGCACAGCGAAGCACTTCTGGGCATCTTCGACGCCGTCGCACAGGTCGCGGGCGCCGCGCTCGCGAGGCTCGACGAAGGAGACAAGGCCGGCTTCCACGGCCTGCTCGATCCGACGGTGGCGCTGAGCCGGGCGATCTTCCGCGCGCCCACCAGGAACTACAAGACCGGCGTCGTCTTCCTCGCCTACCTCAACGGGCACCAGGAGCATTTCCGGATGGTCGCGGGCCGCGAATCGGCCCGGTCCATCACGCATCTGGCCGAACTGCTGCGCCTGGCGGACGCCGCCGGGGCGCTCGCCGACCCGGACCTCGCCGTCGCGAGGATGCGGCCGTTGCTGGCCGCGGCGGGGGTGTCCTGA
- a CDS encoding ATP-binding cassette domain-containing protein, with protein sequence MTAPLVRTDELAHTYGSGLTAVVAVHGVNCVIGTRTRAVVTGRAGAGKTTLLHLLAGMKKPTAGTIDWPAFEPSPPGPDLIGLILQDGGLLRDLDVRLNVALPLVLAGRTGTAVRDAVDGALELVGLTGFAKKAPRDLTGEQIRLAILARALAPAPKLILADDPAGWLDQPAAERLLGRLVQAADRLAAGLLVATAEKAPAELFGERWAMVDGKLVRDR encoded by the coding sequence GTGACCGCGCCGCTGGTCCGCACCGACGAACTGGCGCACACCTATGGCTCCGGGCTGACCGCGGTGGTGGCCGTGCACGGCGTCAACTGCGTGATCGGCACGAGGACCCGCGCGGTGGTGACCGGCAGGGCCGGTGCCGGGAAGACCACGCTGCTGCACCTGCTCGCCGGGATGAAGAAACCGACGGCGGGCACCATCGACTGGCCCGCGTTCGAGCCGTCGCCGCCGGGCCCCGACCTGATCGGGCTGATCCTGCAGGACGGCGGCCTGCTGCGCGATCTCGACGTCCGGCTCAACGTCGCCTTGCCGCTGGTGCTCGCGGGCCGGACCGGCACCGCCGTCCGCGACGCCGTCGACGGCGCGCTGGAACTGGTGGGCCTCACCGGCTTCGCCAAGAAGGCGCCCCGTGACCTGACCGGCGAGCAGATCCGGCTGGCCATCCTGGCCAGGGCGCTCGCGCCCGCGCCGAAACTGATCCTCGCCGACGACCCGGCGGGCTGGCTGGACCAGCCGGCGGCGGAGAGACTCCTCGGCAGGCTCGTGCAGGCGGCGGACCGGCTGGCCGCCGGGCTGCTGGTGGCCACCGCCGAGAAGGCCCCGGCGGAGCTGTTCGGCGAACGCTGGGCGATGGTCGACGGGAAGCTGGTGCGGGACCGGTGA
- a CDS encoding TetR/AcrR family transcriptional regulator, protein MTTEPAPRWRRLEPDERKEQIFACAARLFGDRPYSEVSTSDIAAEAGVARGLINHYFGTKRELYLEIIRRALTVPRLAVEILPEGPLELRADVAIDWFLDMVTSQEKMWLAAIAPEGIGRDLEVERILEEADRESADRVLEAVGLSRESEHGQELNALVRAFGGMVKAAGREWLVRGSLDRTQVHTLLSKSLVTLVGEVFPEIQRK, encoded by the coding sequence ATGACCACGGAGCCGGCGCCGAGATGGCGGAGACTGGAACCGGATGAGCGCAAGGAACAGATCTTCGCCTGCGCGGCGCGTCTTTTCGGGGACCGGCCCTACTCCGAAGTGTCCACATCGGACATCGCGGCCGAGGCCGGGGTGGCCAGGGGTCTGATCAACCATTATTTCGGCACCAAACGCGAGCTCTACCTGGAGATCATCCGGCGGGCGCTGACCGTGCCGCGGCTCGCTGTCGAGATTTTGCCGGAGGGCCCGCTCGAACTGCGCGCCGACGTCGCCATCGACTGGTTCCTGGACATGGTCACCAGTCAGGAGAAGATGTGGCTGGCCGCGATCGCGCCGGAGGGCATCGGGCGCGACCTCGAGGTCGAACGGATCCTCGAAGAGGCCGATCGCGAATCCGCCGACAGGGTGCTCGAAGCCGTCGGCCTTTCCCGCGAGAGCGAACACGGGCAAGAGCTGAACGCGCTGGTCCGCGCATTCGGCGGAATGGTCAAGGCGGCGGGCCGCGAATGGCTCGTCCGCGGTTCGCTCGATCGCACCCAGGTGCACACGCTGCTGAGCAAATCCCTCGTCACGCTGGTCGGTGAAGTGTTCCCCGAGATCCAGCGCAAGTGA
- a CDS encoding TetR/AcrR family transcriptional regulator: MPTFSEDAGARPRSRAASGRPAVTRDRIVDAALELSSETGLENWTLRQLAAAVDAYPAVVYHHVGDRDTVVVAVLDRVVGELTLPEETLPWRAWFDEFLPTVRTVLRRYPGSARRLALFGPSVAAAVPTMNTGIGRLLAAGFGTEAPFAYNLLLATACQFVAMEDDRESAMALQLDRSEGYAAYRDREDLPGMAALGESIAALVADPDLAAGYYERLYGYAVERCLDGLEHRLTQLNALESLTEP, from the coding sequence ATGCCGACTTTCTCCGAAGACGCGGGTGCGCGCCCCCGATCCCGCGCGGCTTCCGGACGGCCGGCGGTCACCAGGGACCGGATCGTCGACGCCGCGCTCGAACTGTCGTCCGAGACCGGTCTGGAGAACTGGACGTTGCGGCAGCTCGCGGCCGCCGTCGACGCCTACCCCGCGGTGGTCTACCACCACGTCGGGGACCGGGACACCGTCGTCGTCGCGGTACTGGACCGGGTGGTCGGCGAACTGACCCTGCCCGAGGAGACCCTGCCGTGGCGGGCCTGGTTCGACGAGTTCCTGCCCACCGTGCGGACCGTGCTGCGCCGCTATCCGGGTTCGGCGCGACGGCTGGCCCTGTTCGGGCCGTCGGTCGCGGCCGCCGTGCCGACCATGAACACCGGTATCGGCCGCCTGCTCGCGGCCGGATTCGGCACCGAGGCGCCGTTCGCCTACAACCTGCTGCTCGCCACCGCCTGCCAGTTCGTCGCGATGGAGGACGACCGCGAGAGCGCGATGGCGCTCCAGCTCGACCGGTCCGAGGGCTACGCGGCGTACCGCGACCGCGAAGACCTGCCGGGCATGGCGGCGCTGGGCGAATCGATCGCGGCGCTGGTCGCCGACCCCGATCTCGCGGCCGGTTACTACGAACGTCTCTACGGTTACGCTGTCGAGCGCTGCCTCGACGGGCTCGAGCACCGGCTCACCCAGTTGAACGCTCTTGAAAGTTTGACAGAGCCGTGA
- a CDS encoding alpha/beta fold hydrolase yields MPRARVNGLELEYDTFGSPADPPLVLVMGLGAQMVTWEVGFCELLAEGGFHVVRFDNRDIGLSSYLDDLPTPDLGALAAGDLTTAPYLLSDLASDVTGLFDALGFGRAHVVGASMGGMIVQQLAIDAPERLLSLTSIMSTTGDPSVGHPEPAALAGLTRPPAATREQAIEDGVAWFKLVGSPGHPSDDEFLRMKATRNHDRANHPAGGLRQAAAVVASGDRTAELREVRVPTLVLHGESDPLINVSGGKATAEAIPDAELVLFPGTGHELPRQLWPAIAETIIAHARKA; encoded by the coding sequence ATGCCCCGCGCGCGTGTGAACGGTCTCGAGCTCGAGTACGACACCTTCGGCTCCCCCGCGGATCCGCCGCTCGTCCTGGTGATGGGGCTCGGCGCCCAGATGGTCACGTGGGAGGTCGGCTTCTGCGAGCTGCTCGCCGAGGGCGGTTTCCACGTCGTCCGGTTCGACAATCGCGACATCGGCCTCTCGTCCTATCTGGACGATCTCCCCACGCCTGACCTCGGCGCTCTCGCCGCGGGTGACCTGACGACGGCGCCGTACCTGCTCTCGGATCTCGCGTCCGACGTCACCGGGCTGTTCGACGCGCTCGGGTTCGGGCGCGCGCACGTCGTCGGCGCGTCGATGGGCGGGATGATCGTGCAGCAGCTCGCGATCGACGCGCCGGAACGGCTGCTCAGCCTCACGTCGATCATGTCGACCACCGGGGATCCCTCGGTCGGGCATCCGGAGCCGGCGGCGCTGGCCGGGCTGACGCGCCCGCCCGCCGCCACCCGTGAGCAGGCGATCGAAGACGGTGTCGCGTGGTTCAAGCTCGTGGGCTCGCCCGGTCATCCCTCCGACGACGAGTTCCTGCGGATGAAAGCCACCCGTAACCACGACAGGGCGAACCATCCGGCGGGCGGATTGCGGCAGGCCGCCGCCGTCGTCGCTTCGGGCGATCGCACGGCGGAACTGCGCGAAGTCCGCGTCCCGACGCTCGTCCTCCACGGCGAGAGCGACCCGCTGATCAACGTCAGCGGCGGGAAGGCGACGGCGGAAGCGATCCCGGACGCCGAACTGGTGCTGTTCCCCGGGACGGGACACGAACTGCCGCGGCAGCTGTGGCCCGCGATCGCCGAAACGATCATCGCGCACGCGCGCAAGGCCTGA
- a CDS encoding FtsX-like permease family protein yields MIAAMALWVGGIARVRPARLGVPAAGVAIVTTLLAVHGWTGAPAPPWVPATVLVVLLAAPSERSLRGDQDLLRARGATGGQVLALASAEAAAAGLAGGVVGVVLSLAAGFLPGSGLSLVREIVLLLLGGLIVAAIAVLPPVLREWYFVPADDGPPWWSSYGLDFILLALAFFWPLLGWAGGTMLLWRLVELGLRKGKRAIGGALRPIVSGLAGVLALSISWRSALLARSVALVALAVAFAISSALTRDGCTAATVDRVASLLLAAAAAGPSFGLALNERRRDLLIVSTLGGKRRQVATFIAGDALIVGGGGLIAGHLLGVLFVLLTPAEWVAFPHGYFGMLGAVVIVSCVAASARIAQLAARDEVSDLRDY; encoded by the coding sequence GTGATCGCGGCGATGGCGTTGTGGGTCGGCGGGATCGCGCGCGTGCGCCCCGCCAGGCTCGGCGTGCCCGCGGCCGGGGTCGCGATCGTGACCACACTGCTCGCGGTGCACGGCTGGACCGGCGCCCCGGCACCGCCGTGGGTGCCCGCGACGGTGCTCGTGGTGCTGCTGGCCGCCCCGTCGGAGCGTTCGCTGCGAGGAGACCAGGATCTGCTGCGCGCCCGGGGCGCGACAGGCGGACAGGTGCTCGCGTTGGCCTCGGCCGAAGCCGCGGCCGCCGGGCTGGCCGGTGGCGTGGTCGGTGTCGTGCTGTCGCTGGCCGCCGGTTTCCTGCCGGGGTCCGGGTTGTCGCTTGTCCGGGAAATCGTTCTCCTGCTGCTCGGCGGGCTGATCGTCGCGGCCATCGCCGTCCTCCCGCCCGTCCTGCGCGAGTGGTATTTCGTTCCCGCCGACGACGGGCCGCCCTGGTGGTCGTCCTACGGACTCGACTTCATCCTGCTCGCACTCGCGTTCTTCTGGCCGCTGCTCGGCTGGGCGGGCGGCACGATGCTGTTGTGGCGTCTGGTGGAGCTGGGACTGCGCAAGGGAAAACGGGCGATCGGCGGGGCGCTCAGACCGATCGTCTCCGGGCTCGCCGGGGTGCTCGCGCTGTCCATTTCGTGGCGGAGCGCGCTGCTGGCGCGGTCGGTGGCGCTCGTCGCGCTGGCGGTGGCGTTCGCGATCTCGTCCGCCCTCACCAGGGACGGCTGCACCGCGGCGACGGTGGACAGGGTGGCGTCACTCCTGCTCGCCGCGGCCGCGGCAGGGCCGTCGTTCGGGCTGGCGCTCAACGAACGCCGCCGCGACCTGCTGATCGTCAGTACCCTCGGCGGGAAACGCCGTCAGGTGGCGACCTTCATCGCGGGTGACGCGCTGATCGTCGGCGGCGGGGGACTGATCGCCGGGCATCTGCTCGGCGTGCTGTTCGTCCTGCTCACCCCGGCGGAATGGGTCGCCTTCCCGCACGGGTACTTCGGGATGCTGGGCGCGGTGGTGATCGTTTCGTGCGTGGCGGCGTCGGCGCGGATAGCGCAGCTCGCCGCCCGCGACGAGGTCTCCGACCTTCGGGACTATTAG
- a CDS encoding nitrilase-related carbon-nitrogen hydrolase, with amino-acid sequence MKPRLLWWLGTALLLLAVHTDWNVPLAAWVFPVFLLRYARLVPLRRAILFVGLSLLIGQLFWLGVTGLVFVLSGLLAFALLAVLQTTAFLADRLLADRTGPLRTLVFPATLVAGEYLFTLITGFGEFGALGSTQGGNLPLLQTASVTGVYGLTFVLAWFASVANTVWAEGWPRVKRTALVHACVLGLVFIAGGARLLFGAPTTDTVRIAGISPSAAADKTSSDALERISVKYWRAQEVNAADPAAVSAAFAPVTEDLVTRTRQQASAGAKIVVWPETHARVLERDQAELLKRVGAEAKQAGIHVGLAYALYTTQAPYIRNLAVLVGPAGEVLWTYDKTHPTPMEPMTPGPGTVPTADSPYGRLATVICYDADFRDLMRQAADKETALMLVPANDWPGFGSLHSEKAVFRAVENGYSVFRHSTHGISTAVDEQGRILGKADYFRTDQQTLVADLPVQPRTQTVYGRIGDVFAWLCLALAALCPLWTYRRGHTGKR; translated from the coding sequence ATGAAACCACGGCTGCTCTGGTGGCTGGGCACAGCGCTGCTCCTGCTCGCCGTCCACACCGACTGGAACGTCCCTCTCGCGGCCTGGGTGTTCCCGGTCTTCCTTCTCCGCTACGCCCGCCTGGTACCCCTCCGGCGCGCGATCCTGTTCGTGGGCCTGTCCCTGCTGATCGGGCAACTGTTCTGGCTCGGGGTCACCGGTTTGGTGTTCGTCCTGTCGGGGTTGCTCGCCTTCGCGCTGCTCGCGGTCCTGCAGACGACGGCGTTCCTCGCCGATCGTCTGCTCGCCGATCGCACCGGACCGCTGAGGACCTTAGTGTTCCCGGCGACGCTGGTAGCGGGTGAGTACCTCTTCACCCTCATCACCGGCTTCGGGGAATTCGGTGCGCTCGGCAGTACCCAGGGCGGAAATCTGCCGCTGCTCCAGACGGCGTCCGTCACCGGCGTGTACGGCCTCACCTTCGTCCTCGCGTGGTTCGCCTCGGTGGCGAACACCGTGTGGGCGGAAGGATGGCCGCGGGTCAAGCGCACGGCGCTCGTCCACGCCTGCGTGCTCGGCCTGGTGTTCATCGCCGGCGGCGCTCGGTTGCTCTTCGGCGCTCCGACCACGGACACGGTCCGGATCGCGGGGATCAGCCCGTCGGCCGCCGCGGACAAGACGAGTTCCGACGCACTGGAGCGGATCAGTGTGAAGTATTGGCGGGCGCAGGAAGTCAACGCGGCCGACCCGGCCGCGGTCAGTGCCGCCTTCGCGCCGGTGACCGAAGATCTCGTGACCAGGACAAGGCAGCAGGCGTCGGCGGGGGCGAAGATCGTCGTCTGGCCGGAAACGCACGCCAGAGTCCTCGAACGCGACCAGGCGGAACTGCTGAAGCGGGTCGGGGCCGAGGCGAAGCAAGCGGGCATACACGTGGGACTCGCGTACGCGCTCTACACCACTCAAGCCCCCTATATCCGGAATCTGGCCGTGCTCGTCGGGCCGGCGGGCGAGGTGCTGTGGACCTACGACAAGACGCATCCGACGCCGATGGAACCGATGACGCCCGGCCCCGGCACCGTGCCCACCGCGGATTCGCCGTACGGACGGCTCGCGACGGTCATCTGCTACGACGCGGATTTTCGCGACCTGATGCGCCAGGCCGCGGACAAGGAGACCGCGCTGATGCTCGTCCCCGCCAACGACTGGCCCGGATTCGGTTCGCTGCACTCGGAGAAAGCCGTGTTCCGCGCGGTGGAAAACGGTTACTCGGTCTTCCGGCACTCCACCCACGGTATTTCCACAGCCGTGGACGAACAGGGCCGGATACTCGGGAAAGCGGACTACTTCCGCACCGATCAGCAGACACTCGTCGCGGATCTGCCGGTACAGCCGAGAACACAGACCGTGTACGGCCGTATCGGTGACGTGTTCGCCTGGCTGTGTCTCGCGCTCGCCGCGCTCTGTCCTTTATGGACATACCGACGGGGACACACAGGGAAACGTTAG
- a CDS encoding lipoprotein ABC transporter ATP-binding protein, with protein sequence MRRRAAVMAGPGPGSVPLVRFAVPGECVAVLPTGGYDTSGGAPGVGVLLRRGNLFDHLTVEQNVLLAGRLVGRHTAATAADLLELVGLAGRGDAYPRALSALEGARAGVAVVLAGAPDVVLADEPAGELDGLAALELMDLLCAVATCGTAVVVATRDQGIAAGAHRIVRVA encoded by the coding sequence ATGCGCCGACGTGCCGCCGTCATGGCAGGCCCGGGGCCCGGATCCGTCCCCCTCGTCCGGTTCGCCGTCCCGGGCGAGTGTGTGGCCGTGCTGCCCACCGGCGGTTACGACACCTCCGGTGGTGCTCCCGGCGTCGGCGTCCTGCTCAGACGAGGGAACCTCTTCGACCATCTCACCGTCGAGCAGAACGTGTTGCTCGCGGGTCGGCTCGTCGGCCGCCACACCGCCGCAACCGCCGCTGACCTGCTGGAACTGGTCGGCCTGGCCGGGCGGGGTGACGCCTATCCCCGCGCTTTGTCGGCGCTGGAAGGCGCGCGGGCCGGAGTCGCCGTCGTGCTGGCCGGAGCGCCCGACGTGGTCCTCGCCGACGAACCGGCGGGCGAACTCGACGGGCTCGCCGCACTCGAACTCATGGACCTGCTGTGCGCCGTCGCGACCTGCGGGACGGCCGTCGTCGTGGCGACCCGTGATCAAGGGATCGCCGCCGGCGCCCACCGGATCGTGAGAGTGGCGTGA
- a CDS encoding ATP-binding protein, protein MILVLVGHTLSVRRRIVTLTVLAAVLAITLFGVPLAIAVAKFHEGMSTHDLERAADTVALAVTGDLANGRIPEIKPGDDDERIRGIEVAVYTPTGRLMTGDGPATEDEFVRRAHDIDMATGTLGDEVVLAVPVLSGPSLVGVVRAAHPRSELDSRIRLTWLKMGGLALVAIAASWLIGRRIATRLARPLEELAVTAERLGEGDFTVRTRRTGVREIDQVAEALDATSARIGETLERERTFSSDASHQLRTPLTGLRLQLEAALESPDRDPYATIRDGITSADRLERTIDDLLALAKQTRAPRALLDLGKLFEEVRQTWHGLLAGRGRALRISGREALPARAADAAVRQVLAVLLDNAAAHGRGTVTVVARDAGDALAIDVSDEGAIPDGSDPFVTEERTEEREGHGIGLRLARSLSEAEGGRLRLTSPSPTTFTLLLPAERPAPREEGPGLAS, encoded by the coding sequence GTGATCCTCGTCCTCGTCGGCCACACTCTGTCCGTGCGCCGCCGGATCGTCACCCTCACCGTGCTGGCCGCGGTGCTGGCGATCACCCTCTTCGGGGTGCCACTGGCCATCGCGGTCGCCAAATTCCACGAAGGCATGTCCACTCACGACCTCGAACGCGCCGCCGACACCGTCGCCCTCGCGGTGACCGGCGATCTCGCCAACGGCCGGATCCCGGAGATCAAGCCCGGTGACGACGACGAACGCATCCGGGGCATCGAGGTCGCGGTCTACACCCCCACCGGCAGGCTCATGACCGGGGACGGCCCGGCCACGGAGGACGAGTTCGTGCGGAGGGCGCACGACATCGACATGGCGACGGGGACACTCGGCGACGAAGTGGTCCTCGCCGTCCCGGTCCTCAGCGGACCTTCGCTGGTCGGGGTGGTCCGCGCCGCCCATCCACGGTCCGAACTGGACTCCAGGATCCGGCTGACCTGGCTGAAGATGGGCGGGCTCGCCCTCGTCGCGATCGCGGCCAGCTGGCTGATCGGACGCCGGATCGCCACCCGGCTCGCCCGGCCGCTGGAGGAACTGGCCGTCACCGCAGAACGTCTCGGCGAAGGCGACTTCACCGTGCGCACCCGCCGTACCGGGGTCCGTGAGATCGATCAGGTCGCCGAGGCGCTCGACGCCACCTCCGCGAGGATCGGCGAGACGCTGGAACGCGAGCGCACGTTCTCCTCCGACGCCTCCCATCAGCTGCGGACGCCGCTGACCGGGCTGCGCCTGCAACTCGAAGCGGCGCTGGAGAGTCCCGATCGCGACCCCTACGCGACGATCCGCGACGGCATCACGTCGGCCGACAGGCTGGAGCGCACCATCGACGACCTGCTGGCGCTGGCCAAGCAGACCAGGGCCCCGCGCGCGCTGCTCGATCTCGGCAAACTCTTCGAGGAGGTCCGCCAGACCTGGCACGGCCTGCTCGCCGGACGCGGTCGCGCGCTGCGGATCAGCGGCCGCGAGGCCCTGCCGGCGCGGGCTGCGGACGCGGCCGTGCGGCAGGTGCTCGCCGTCCTGCTGGACAACGCGGCGGCGCACGGACGCGGCACGGTCACCGTCGTCGCACGCGACGCCGGGGACGCGCTGGCCATCGACGTGAGCGACGAGGGGGCGATCCCGGACGGGAGCGATCCGTTCGTGACCGAAGAGCGGACCGAGGAGCGGGAAGGCCACGGGATCGGGCTGCGGCTGGCGCGGAGCCTGTCCGAGGCGGAGGGCGGGAGGCTGCGGCTGACGAGCCCGTCGCCGACGACGTTCACGCTGCTCTTGCCCGCCGAACGGCCCGCACCGCGTGAAGAAGGCCCGGGCCTGGCGAGCTAG
- a CDS encoding sugar phosphate isomerase/epimerase family protein has protein sequence MDRLSLNQITTKAWSLPEAVAGCAETGVRWIGLWRDKVAETGVEETARLLKEYDVGVSSLCRGGFFTGITPEGTPVDGVAQTREAIDEAAALGADVLVLVVGGVNGDLTSSRQRVADAVGELAPYAGERGVRLGLEPLHPMQCAERSVLSTVDQALAIALEHPAEQVGVIVDEFHVWWDPRIEESIAAAAGRIAGFHVCDQKVPLTDTLLGRALPGDGPIDHRHLKACVAAAGYTGPIEVEVFDADLWRRPGAEVLAETIEAYRDHVS, from the coding sequence ATGGACCGGTTGAGCCTGAACCAGATCACCACCAAGGCGTGGTCGCTGCCGGAGGCCGTGGCGGGCTGCGCCGAGACGGGTGTCCGCTGGATCGGCCTGTGGCGGGACAAGGTCGCCGAGACCGGCGTCGAGGAGACGGCCCGGCTGCTCAAGGAGTACGACGTCGGCGTGTCGTCGTTGTGCCGTGGCGGTTTCTTCACCGGGATCACTCCGGAAGGGACGCCCGTGGACGGTGTCGCGCAGACCAGGGAGGCGATCGACGAGGCCGCCGCGCTGGGTGCGGACGTCCTCGTCCTGGTCGTCGGCGGGGTGAACGGCGACCTGACGTCGTCGCGGCAGCGGGTCGCGGACGCCGTCGGCGAACTGGCGCCCTACGCCGGGGAGCGCGGGGTCCGGCTCGGTCTGGAGCCCTTGCACCCCATGCAGTGCGCCGAACGCTCAGTGCTGTCCACAGTGGACCAGGCACTCGCGATCGCGCTGGAGCATCCGGCGGAGCAGGTCGGCGTGATCGTCGACGAGTTCCACGTGTGGTGGGATCCGCGGATCGAGGAGTCGATCGCCGCGGCGGCCGGGCGGATCGCCGGATTCCACGTATGCGACCAGAAGGTGCCGTTGACCGACACGCTGCTCGGCCGCGCGCTGCCTGGCGACGGCCCGATCGACCACCGTCATCTGAAGGCCTGTGTCGCGGCCGCCGGGTACACCGGGCCGATCGAGGTCGAGGTGTTCGACGCCGACCTCTGGCGCCGTCCCGGTGCCGAAGTCCTCGCGGAGACCATCGAGGCGTACCGGGATCACGTTTCCTGA
- a CDS encoding response regulator transcription factor has product MPKLLVVEDDDAIGGVLESTLRLHGYEVSWQRDGRTALAAAAADDIDFVLLDLGLPDLDGVEVCRRLRAALPGAVLVILTARQEEMDVVVGLEAGADDYLTKPIRLGELLARVRAHLRRGTAPPESRPAIAVGHLRVDTAGRRVSVGGREIPLRAKEFDLLARLAEQPGVAVSRDTLMSEVWDAHWYGSTKTLDVHIAALRRKLTESAPTPEQAPRISTLRGHGYRLEQPFEG; this is encoded by the coding sequence ATGCCGAAATTGCTGGTGGTGGAAGACGACGACGCGATCGGCGGCGTCCTCGAATCGACCCTCCGCCTGCACGGCTATGAGGTTTCCTGGCAACGAGACGGGCGCACCGCGCTCGCGGCCGCGGCGGCCGACGACATCGACTTCGTCCTGCTCGACCTCGGTCTGCCGGATCTGGACGGGGTCGAGGTCTGCCGACGGCTGCGCGCGGCGCTCCCGGGCGCCGTCCTGGTGATCCTGACCGCCCGGCAGGAGGAGATGGACGTCGTCGTCGGCCTGGAAGCCGGTGCCGACGACTACCTCACCAAACCCATCCGCCTCGGCGAACTGCTCGCCAGGGTGCGGGCGCACCTGCGGCGCGGGACGGCACCGCCGGAGAGCAGGCCTGCGATCGCCGTCGGGCATCTGCGGGTGGACACCGCCGGACGCCGGGTCAGTGTCGGCGGCCGGGAGATCCCGTTGCGCGCCAAGGAGTTCGATCTGCTCGCCCGGTTGGCCGAACAGCCGGGCGTCGCGGTCAGCCGGGACACCCTGATGTCCGAGGTGTGGGACGCGCACTGGTACGGCTCCACGAAGACCCTCGACGTCCACATCGCCGCGCTGCGGCGGAAACTGACCGAGTCGGCGCCCACCCCCGAGCAGGCGCCGAGGATTTCGACACTGCGCGGCCACGGGTACCGCCTCGAACAGCCCTTCGAGGGCTAG